ACCGGGTCGTTTTTTTGGCCCGAATTATGAACCCGTCCTTATTCAATTTTGACCATACTCCTTTCAGATCTAATTAGAACAACCCATTAattggaatcaaataattttttgtaattcgtaaatttttttttttgcttttgtggGATTTATTATTCTCAATGGCAACGAGAAATAGGACgattttgtttagaaaatatAGGGATGCATTAAAGAGCGTTAGAATTCCGGCCGGTGGTGGCTCCTTGCCGTCGCCCTCGTCGAGCTCCTCCGGCGGTGGCCCCGTGATCGAGTTGTCTACGACGTCGTTGCTCCACCCCAATCGGGCTTATACTCCCCTCAGCACTGAAGATCCTGGAACCTCTAGGTAATTGTACGTTCGTCTTTCTATTctttatatttaaatttttttttgcctatTATTTGCGTGATTCCATGAAATTTTCAGGTCCTTGAATGATTGCATAGTCTTGAAATTAATATTCATGTTCTATGGAGAAAAGAGCAACCAAGAttgtagttttttctttttcctttaaaaaaaaaatgaaaacattgtTTTGCAAGGGTAGGTCTGGGAGGGAAGAAACGGGCGGGGAGAGGAGGAGAACAGTGAGAATTGAACCGTCTTGCCATTGTGGAAGAAAGACATCATCCGACGTGATGTATTCTCCTCCGAAGACAGTATTTTGTAAGAGCTTTAGATTTTCTTGGGTAAGAGGATGGAAGAATGTAGGGGGATTAGGATTAAAGATGTATAATGGTACTAGCTGAATGGAAACTCCTAGACTATTTCGGTTTTGGTAAAAGATAATTTTGCGACTGCTTTGTCTAAATGTGGGCTTTGGGATTTGTGACTTTAGAAATGTAATTCAGAAACTGCTAGAATTCAGTTCTATGGGTTTGATTAGATGGCCAGAAGTAGTGATCAGTTGCAATGCAAATGTGTCTGTAAGTTTTTCTACTTTGCCTTTCACCCCACACGGTGTTCTTTTGATGTGAGGTCGTGTTGGCAACTATGAGGTTTATGGTGTTTTTCTATACTTCTGATTTTTAAGATTGATCTCCCCTTAGTGCATTATGATTTGCTAGGTTTACAAAACCAATAATAGAGCATATTGTGGTATAGTAATAGTAAAGAGAAGTTGAAATGAAAGAAATGGAATGCATCTGGAAACCAACTGTTGTCCATTGTGGGAAAAAGATAGTACACGAGCATACATATTTCAGGACGAATAATAGTTAATGACAAATTATCCTTTTAGATCATTATATTTGCGGGTGACTCTGGATGTTGTATGCACACACACCATGGATATGGAAGGATATCAGCCTTCTGGTACAGCAAACGGTGGGACCGGATGCTGAGTTTTGTACTTTATATGAAACTTCATGAATTTTGGATTGTGATGCTTCAGTAAGCTGATTAAGTTGTGGACCAAACTTAGAGATTAAGAATAAAAGGGAGACGTAGAGATCAAGAAGACATGGCCacttggtgttgtttatgttcAATTTATACTGAAAGATGGCCACAGGATTCATTAAACAGCTGGCAGTGGATCTTTAGTATCAGTCAATTATAAAAATTACATAATGATTTTATTTGAGGTTTTTTCCTTAATATCAGAACCTTTACATGGGGTATCTGATATTTGTCTGGCCAGTGCATCAGCTTGTTGTAGGTGTAGGATGCATGTCGTGGTCCTTTTCTGATGATGTAAGAGTCAAAGACTCAAACTCCTTTGTGAATAGTAAGAATTCCAAAATGATTTCATTGGGGGTTTTCTCCTAAATATCAGAGGCTCAATACGTGCTATCTGATGGTTTTCGATCTTCCCTCCTTCTCCTTCTGATCTTCTTCCTACTGTTTCAGCCCCTATATGCTAACTGTAGGTCCATTCCTGTGAGTTTCACTAATTTCTTCTGGCttcattatatattttaaatctcAGTTTCTGTGCATCGAtaattgatttggatgatttagaAAAACAAGCAAACGTAAAGAAGGAATACTGGAACAAAAAATGAACAAGTACAAaacgtttcctttttcttggcACTGTCTATCATCTTTCAAGTCAACCCTTCAATCAATTCTGTCTTTTCCTCTATTGCTTTGAAACTTTACTTATCATTTGCCTGTTTCAGATCATCAAGGAATCAATTTACCCCTGAATTTGATTTTCTGAATATACCCTTGAAAATCCTTTTTCCAAATTCCTCTTGACATTTTTATGCTGTTTAGGACTGCTTTAAACAGTCTATGAAGAAAAGTCTTGTAGCATGCAGTGGGCTAACTAGGAAAAGTATGCCAAAAGCCCCCTgcttttatttctttagtttatCCTATGAGCATAATTATTTTACTAGAATCTACAACCAATACTTGTTAGAAAGTTGTTCATGTCTGTCTGATCAAAAGATGGTCTGAAGACGGGTAGGCTGGATAGATCCAATAAAACTTGGAGAGGCCTTTATGTATATTTGGACTTTATGCCGTTGTTTTTATGAGTGCAAGTCAAGTTTGACTGCTAGGATACTTGGAGAATTATGTAGTGCATATTGCATTTTCTTAAGCAATCTCATAATTTTAAGACAATGAGGGTATTAATTCTTGGTTATATCTGTTATATGCTTCAAGTATGTTTAGTAGTTTAGACTTCCAGCGGAAGCTTTGATATAATTCAGGTCCTTTTTTTCTGAAAGGTCAAATATGCTAGTTTGATTGTTGCATTGCTTTACCTGAGACAACTGACTCATGGAATTGATAAGGATGCtgatttttaaagaaaaaccaaAATGTGCTCTATACATTCCTAATTTTCTCTCTGTGACTGAAAGCCTGCAATACATAATGTTTCCTTAGGTGTTTCTGTTTCTGAAATTTTATGTGGCAACTTTGTATCCTTTGCCGTCATCTTTTTGCAATTAAAAATTCTTTGATGCTCATCCTCTATTTCTGTAGTTCATTCTTTTATGTACTCTTGTTGTGCAAGTCCTTTACTCTGCGCTGGAGAGGTAAATCCCTGCAATTTATTATTGTTTGTTGTTCTTTGTTGCAGTAGAGGTGCAGTAACGGTTGGTCTGCCACCAGCTTGGGTAGATGTTTCAGAAGAGATTGCAGCAAATGTGCAACGTGTTCGAGCAAAAATGGCAGAGCTAGCCAAGGCTCATGCAAAGGCTTTAATGCCCTCATTTGGGGATGGCAAAGAAGATCAACGCAGGATTGAGTCTCTTACCCAAGAAATAACTGATCTTTTAAGAAAGTCAGAAAAGAAGTTACAGAGACTCTCTCAAGGTGGGCCTTCTGAGGATTCAAATGTTCGAAAAAATGTGCAGGTATAGCTAAAATAACTGACACCATCATTTCAACTATCTGCAAGATCATGTACTATTGCAGTCAAATATCATGTACTACAGTTGTAGAAGTGATATTTGGTAGAAATTTGAACCAAATGGCTTATTTTTGGTGGCGGAGTTATTGTTAGTTAAGTTTTTCTTGTCATTGAATTTGCTTATAGTTCCCAGAAATTTATACTGAGACATTCGATTAAAAAATTGGAAGCATATAGCTTAACTACCTCTTTTTGCTCCTAAGAGAAAGGGGAATCGAAAATTGTGACAGATATGATGTTTGTGAAAGCAGCAGTAGTCAAAATGAACTTAAAGTTGCACACTGATGAAAGACCTTGATTCCTGTCATTTTTATGTACTTTTTCAGTATCTTACTGATTTACTAATTTCTTTCTCTGACCTGCTTGTTGTTCTATAAGGTCTGCACTTACGGCTTGTATGTGCATAAACTGAAAGAAGCCCTATGAGCTTTGTGCTTATGTTTGGTTTCTTTTGTCAACAGAGATCTCTTGCTACTGACCTTCAGAGTCTGTCAGTGGAACTACGTAAGAAACAATCAACATATTTGAAGCGATTGCAACAGCAGAAAGAGGTTTGCTACTGATTTCTTGGAACTTTTAAACTTAATTTGGTGGTTGCAAATTGCAATATGTAGAATAGGGTTTCCAATCGACCTGAACATACTGCACAGTTGATATCATGGATCATTGATAAAAAATTAATGGACTTGTTCTAATTTGTAATTAAACAACCTCTTATTGTTTAGACTGGTTATCAATTTGGATTATTAATTCCAAGGGGGGGCTTGACCTTGAGAATTATTTAACTAAGGCTCCGTTTGATaacactgaatctgaattctgaattctgaatactgaaataattaatttgctgaattttaagcactgaaaagagatatatgaatgtctgaatcttaatactgaatctatttatactgtttgataaatattcataacttaatgcttaataagctaaattgtacaattttgcccttctatcttttaatccaaaaaggaaatagaacctatgatttaattaacttaaaattgttaggtatgaaaataaCAATGATTATGAAGAGCAATGCATACAATGACAATGTTTCTTTGTGTGGGAAAAGGGTATGGTTTCATCGTTTTGAGAATGGGAAAACGAGCTTTTAATACTCCAAAAGCACGTTcaattacatttctcaatcttgCATGTGCTTGGTTAAAGCGTTCTTCTTTTGATCTTGGACGAGAAGCATTTCGAAAATCAGACAACCAATATCTAATATTTCGATATGGTGTCATAAAGCCACGTGTGTGTGGATAAGCTGCATCACATAAATAATATTTgtctgcacaaaaaaaaaaaatatcaaaatataaatgtttgtggataaaaattactgcaaaaaaatactattgttaaaaaaaaaatttgaatagagaatatcaggttgttttgtttaattagataaggattttgaataggaaatattaggttgtttaattagataaggattttgaatgtaattaacaaGCAGGGAcatatttggtagataagataaagtagttgaagtaaatctcttgattcttatcaaattaagcattcagctacgattcttgtgctgaaaaaaatacatacaaattcagcaccacttaataagttcagcaggtgaatttttatttatcaaacacccacaacatctgaatgtctgaatgaattcagtttcagcacttttttatgttattaaACAGGCACTAAAACCGGATATATTAGTACGTAAAGATGGATGTCTTCAATTGAGAACGATGATATCAATGGTCTAGATTTTATTCTAGTGTCTAGTTTCTGTGAAATATTGAATTGCAGATTAACAGGCTACTAGTTAAATCCTTTTAGAGGTGAATTATGTGCCGCGGTTGTTGCCCTTTGCTTGATACACTACTTCAATCTTGAGCTTATTTGAGTTGAGCCAAGATTTTTACTTTTTTGTGCTTGGTTTGAAAATGTaccttttttaatttaaaattttttaatttttaaggtTTTATTGCGCTTCTGTATAGCAAATGGATTAGCCTTTTCAAAATCCTATGGATTTTTACTTTGTTTTTTAATTTGACCCTGACAGTTATTCTAATAGATAAAAGCTTTCTTATTCAGTTCCTTTCTATGTAGGGTCCTGATGGAGTTGACTTGGAAATGAACTTGAATGGAAGCCATTCCAAACAGtttgaagatgattttgatgACCTGGTATGTTCATATGCAATTTTGTGTATTGAGATCCAGGTTTTTCTACCTCTCCCTGTAAATTAATAGtttaatatatcaaattgaCTTGTGTGCCATATTTTAACTGTTACTTTCAtcttttcttcaatttcatgTCCTTTAGTAAGAAGTGGTGCATTAAGTATACCAGTAAATTACAATCTAAGTCCATGTGAAAAATGAGTAATGTTTCAAGCAACACAAGTGCTAATTGAAGAACAAAGGCAAACTATGTTTCCACATTGCTTCTGTGTCCCAGTATTTTCTCTTTGCGACCAGATGGCGTACACCTGCTCTTGGGTTTCGTATGAACTTGATTGTTTTCAGGACCTTTGATAACTTGTACTCCTGAGGTTTGTATTTTAATAGGACTGTAATAATATGTTTCTGACTAATTTTCGTGTTACTATATAGAAAGTGTCAGTAAATTCTCTGTAGAAAGTGTCTCTATAGAAGATCTCCTGACTTGATAAGGTTCCGAAAATCATCTACCACATGCTCTTGAGATGTTGGTACTGGATATCTACATTGCACATTTTTTTCTCCGTCTGAGTAATTTTTTTCACCATTTAACTGGTATTTTTAGGGATTTAATGAACATCAAATGGCCAGATTAAAGAAAAGTGAGGCTTTCACagcagagagggagagagaaattCAACAGGTAAACTGAATGTTTTGGACTTCTTCAATGTCACTCCCCTGAATGACCTTGCTTTTACATTTGGGCTAATGTTATTTTCCATGGATCTGTAGGTTGTGGAATCAGTTAATGAACTTGCCCAAATAATGAAGGATCTGTCGGTCCTCGTGATTGACCAGGTAATAAGCCACAGATATGTTTTATCTAGTAGATGCACTCAAATACATAGTGGATGGTGATGAATTGCATTTCTTTCCAAGCAGGGTACAATTGTTGATAGGATAGACTACAATATCCAAAATGTCGCTGCATCAGTTGAGGAGGGCCTTAAACAGTTGCAGAAGGTCTCTATCCCCATTTGCTTTAAGTTTCCCACTCGTTTTATATGGTGTTTCTTCTATGACCTGTTACCTGTACTCTTGACTCTTcacctttccttttcttttctataaTAATTTGCAGGCCGAGAGAACACAAAAACAAGGGGGGATGGTTATGTGCGCCACTGTACTTGTCATCATGTGTTTTATCATGCTAGTCCTCCTGATTCTGAAGACGATATTACATATTTGATGCATGAAGATACAGTTACACCCTCTACCATTTTTGGAACCCTCCCCTGCACTTACAGTGGAAGCATATTGCTCGACTTCTGGGATTTTTGGCTGATTTCGGTTTCTACActgctttattttttttcaaatgttttGTTTTCCTAGGCCTGAGGGAGAGGATGGTATTCTTAAAAGGTTTCTATAGACAGCTCCAGGGACACTGTATAGAGGCATTTGGTGTTATTCAGCAACGGTAGATTGGAAAAGAAAACTTACACTTAATTTTTTTCCCTGGGAGAATTTTGTAGCATTATTCAGTAATGCTCATCTTTTGGGATGAGGTAACATAAGTTGTCTGTATCTATAAATTGTTGAaatgcaaaatgaagaaaatcgTTTTTGCATTTGACCTGTGTCTTTTCATTGAATTTTTGTAGTAGTTCCAACATCAGAGCTAGGAAAACCCTTCCAGTAAATCGCTTTGTGCAAACTCTACTTAATGGAAGATACACTCATTTTTGCTTTTACATTAGTAGATCTAGTGAATGTGGCTGTACGAGGAGGACACAGCCGTCTGGCTCTTTCTCATCTTCAACTGTTTCGATGATTAGATCTCTGCTTATTGTAAAAGTGAGCCTGAGGAATTTGTCATGTGACTATCCTCTACCCTGGATATCCGCGCTCTCGCGCTGCAATCGAATTTCGAACTCGAGTTTGCATTTTCTACATTtaccactttttttttaaattaatcatgcttttacaaaaaataaatattcttCACATGGCCGTACTCATAGGCACTCGCTAGCTAAACTcaataaaaagaataaaaaaaaccaGACCTTTTCTTGCATTAATTTGTGCATCTTTGAAATTGATAATTAAAAACTGAAACACAAatgaatttagttttaaaaGAGACAAATTATGAGGCGGTTTGGGCtgccatttttttttggaatttttgtagaaaaatgtagTGTAACGATTTaatgtatgtgaggtaaaaaaatGGTTAGGAAATATGTGTACAAAAagcgtaaaattttttttagagcaaaatagaaaagaaaaacgaactCAAGCGCTTCAACTCCTTTTTGGCTGTTAATAAAATGATGGAGTGCCATAACTATTTTCAAGAATGCCAATATCATCTATCTAAAATACATGCATTTAATTTCTCAGATACCTAATCTTAACTATTAATCTGTATCAATTCATTGGTTCTTTTGTAATCCAtggttttttttataaaaattttgtcTATGGAGACACTGTTCCTGTTCataatccctttttttttttttaataataacaaTATGGGGACAATGGGTAGCGTTGGAAGCCTACCCAGCAATACTAGAAAGTGAAAAAACAAAATACTGACTCGCAATTTGCCAAGCTTCAGGGGAGTTAAATGTAATTAATCAAAAAAAACATGGAGAAGTAGGAGCAGACAAAAATATCCGTTAACCTGAAAACCCGCCATATCCAATCAAAAAATTAGTATACCCGTTCCTATTATTTGATCGGATCAAAAGAGGGTCGGACACCCAGTTAGATGTGAGGCGGTTTAGGATCATATAATTAAAAACTCGTAGGGCATCCGACTCGCTCCGcatgtatatatattatttttatacGCATACTATAAAATAATACGTTTAGAGTTAAATAAACAATTtcattgaacaaattgcattacaaatatagGATACTATAGTTTGTTTACGAGATTTATTTGTAGAGGTTATGATCTTATGTTTTTTAGAAAAGAGTTTAATTTATATagaatatataattaaaaaaatgtgctacttgtttttaaatttttattgattttgaattctttaattttttttcttgtattctCTTCACATGTTTGTTTCTTAGTAGGGgactttttttgaaaaaaatatttattaaatcttagatgaatatataaaatataaagtaaaattaatataaattaatatttgtttttaaataaaataggGTCGGATATTCATTGATCCGACCCTATTTTAGCGGGTATCCACTAATATACACAAGATAAAAATCGAGAAAATGGTCAAATTCATCCCTAAACTTTTTGTTAATGTCGatttaattcttgatttttgttttcggCCAATTTGATCCCAATTATTATGGTTTCAATTAATGATCTCTACGCCGTGCCACCACGAAAAATAGATCAAACTCCTAATTTATCAACTAaacaagggtattttaggaacttTTGATATGTCCTCCTTGCACCATCAATCTCCACCACCTGCCACCTCCCTCCTCCTCTCACCCTTCTTCTCCCACCTCTTTTGCTCCTCTCTCTGTTATGTCAGTCATCTCTATAAATTTTGCAACTAAGAATCGATCAGGAACAAGATGCGATACTTTGACTTCTGGGATAGAGAAGGGTGCGAAGAGGAGCCAATGATGGAGAGAGGGTAGAGTTTGGGAGGGATTTGAGGGCCAAGATATTCCAAAAACTAAGCAAAGAGACTCCCTTGGATTGGTGAAGCCGAAACCATATGATGCCCCAAATCTAGATGTTGGGTAAGTATCGGATCTGTTCTAGTGAAGATCTAGACATGATGAAGTATGTTGTTTTTTTGGTAATCATTAGGAATGATTTTGTTGATTAAGGTGGATCTAATCCAGTGATTCTCTACATacaagtagtagtagtaatttGAGTTTTGTAAGCATTATATTATCAAAATCAAATATAGgaccaaaaatggtggattGGATGGAGAGTGAAGAgtaaattctctttttttttttaaattcatttttatcctCCGTCCATGGAAGAAAAAGGGCATGTTCATATATGTAAAAACTGGAGGACTACTGGAGGCATGATTTGATGTATCACTTATACCCAAAGCTACGAAAAACTTTATTTTAATGTATCCATATTATTTTTGCAGTGTACAAGTTCAGCAAGGCCAAAATTTCccaagaaactaacaaggatttcATGGCTTCGCCTAACACTCATCATCCACCACAACAAAAGTCATTTTGATGGCTGCTTGGGATAATCCTTTGATTCCTGCTTTGAACTTGGCATGGCTATAGCTGTGTAGGAGCAAGAAAGAGAGAAGCTTTTACTGCTATCTCTTTTGAAAAAGGAAGCCTCTTCTTCAATGTAAGAAGGATTGTGTTTTGGGCTGCTCAAGGACTAGTTAGTGGGCTGCAACAAAGATGATGGACATGATAGATGGAGGGAATGGAGAGGTCGGAGAAGAAGGGTAGGAGTAGAAGAGGGAGGTGGCTGGTAGGCCGTAGGAATTGATAATAGAGGGAGGAGATATCTAAaagttcctaaaataccctGTTTAATTGGTCAACGTGGAGTTTGATCTATTTTCCGTGGTGGCGCTGCCGTAGAGATCCTTAATTGAAATCATAATATAAGTTTAGAGATCAAATTGACTGAAAACAAAAGTTAGGGATTAAATCGATATTAAtaaaaagtttagggacgaaTTTGACCATTTTCCCAATCAGAAAATGGCTAACCCATATGATGTGGGTCGAATTAGCTTAATGGTGAACGGGGCGGGCCCACCAACCGTGCCCACCCCTACTTAAACGGAGAAATACTTCTGAAGCCGCCAAATTCTAAACTAAGCCACAATACTGTCCATCCTGCGCGACGAACCCAATTGTCTTTTTGAATAAAAGCTTACTTTTACACTCTGATTTAGTTACTGAAGATTAATTACGTTAAGCTATGAGGGAAATCGTTACCATCCAGGTTGGGGGCTATGCGAACTTCATCGGTTCTCATTTTTGGAATTTTCAGGTAATTCTTTATCTTGTCAATTTGCT
This portion of the Coffea arabica cultivar ET-39 chromosome 2e, Coffea Arabica ET-39 HiFi, whole genome shotgun sequence genome encodes:
- the LOC113732929 gene encoding tlg2p-like protein a isoform X2 — protein: MATRNRTILFRKYRDALKSVRIPAGGGSLPSPSSSSSGGGPVIELSTTSLLHPNRAYTPLSTEDPGTSRGAVTVGLPPAWVDVSEEIAANVQRVRAKMAELAKAHAKALMPSFGDGKEDQRRIESLTQEITDLLRKSEKKLQRLSQGGPSEDSNVRKNVQRSLATDLQSLSVELRKKQSTYLKRLQQQKEGPDGVDLEMNLNGSHSKQFEDDFDDLGFNEHQMARLKKSEAFTAEREREIQQVVESVNELAQIMKDLSVLVIDQGTIVDRIDYNIQNVAASVEEGLKQLQKAERTQKQGGMVMCATVLVIMCFIMLVLLILKTILHI
- the LOC113732929 gene encoding tlg2p-like protein a isoform X1 — protein: MATRNRTILFRKYRDALKSVRIPAGGGSLPSPSSSSSGGGPVIELSTTSLLHPNRAYTPLSTEDPGTSSRGAVTVGLPPAWVDVSEEIAANVQRVRAKMAELAKAHAKALMPSFGDGKEDQRRIESLTQEITDLLRKSEKKLQRLSQGGPSEDSNVRKNVQRSLATDLQSLSVELRKKQSTYLKRLQQQKEGPDGVDLEMNLNGSHSKQFEDDFDDLGFNEHQMARLKKSEAFTAEREREIQQVVESVNELAQIMKDLSVLVIDQGTIVDRIDYNIQNVAASVEEGLKQLQKAERTQKQGGMVMCATVLVIMCFIMLVLLILKTILHI